A window of Salmo trutta chromosome 31, fSalTru1.1, whole genome shotgun sequence contains these coding sequences:
- the LOC115169378 gene encoding glucose-induced degradation protein 8-B homolog, whose product MMSYAEKPEEITREEWMEKLNNVHIQRADMNRLIMNYLVTEGFKEAAEKFRMESGIEPSVDLDSLDERIKIREMILKGQIQEAIALINSLHPELLDTNRYLYFHLQQQHLIELIRLRETEAALEFAQSQLAEQGEESRECLTEMERTLALLAFDNPEESPFGDLLNTMQRQKVWSEVNQSVLDYENRESTPKLAKLLKLLLWAQNELDQKKVKYPKMTDLSKGTIEDPK is encoded by the exons ATGATGAGTTATGCTGAAAAGCCGGAGGAGATAACGAGAGAGGAGTGGATGGAAAAGCTCAACAATGTCCACATTCAGAGAGCCGACATGAACAGGCTCATCATGAACTACTTGGTGACAG AGGGGTTTAAGGAGGCAGCTGAGAAGTTCCGTATGGAGTCTGGAATTGAGCCCAGTGTGGACCTGGATTCTCTGGACGAGAGGATAAAGATCCGGGAGATGATCCTGAAGGGACAGATACAGGAGGCCATCGCACTCATCAACAGCCTGCACCCAGAACTGCTCGACACAAACCGCTACCTGTACTTTCACCTACAG CAGCAGCACCTGATTGAGCTGATCCGTCTGAGGGAGACTGAGGCAGCACTAGAGTTTGCTCAGTCCCAGCTGGCAGAGcagggggaggagagcagagagtgtctgacagagatggagagaacccTGGCCCTGCTGGCCTTTGACAACCCTGAGGAGTCGCCCTTCGGAGACCTCCTCAACACCATGCAGAGGCAGAAG GTATGGAGTGAAGTGAACCAGTCTGTGCTTGACTACGAGAACAGAGAGTCAACGCCCAAACTGGCCAAGCTCCTCAAACTGCTCCTGTGGGCTCAGAACGAACTTGACCAAAAGAAAGTCAAGTACCCCAAAATGACAGACCTCAGCAAGGGCACGATCGAGGACCCAAAGTGA